The Acidobacteriota bacterium genomic interval GCGGCAGCGACCCTGCCCCGACGCCGACGGCCCCGACGCCGACGGAGCCCGAACCGGACCCCGATCCCGATCCGAACGTGCTGTCCCCCACGCTGTCGAGCATCCAGAGGAACGTGTTCTCGCCAACGTGCGTCGTCTGCCACGGGGACAGCGACGCGGAGGCAGGCCTCAACCTGGAAGAGGATCGGTCATTCGACTCACTGGTCAACGTATCCAGCACCCAGGTGGCGCTCGACCTGGTGGAACCGAACGACGCGGAGAACAGCTACCTGATCCACAAGCTGGAAGACCGACCAAGCATCGAGGGCGACAGGATGCCGCCGGACAACCCACTTTCCAGCGACGACATCGACGTCATCAGGCAGTGGATCGACGACGGCGCCCAGAACAACTGAACTGCTTGTCCAGCTACGCGCGTACCGGTAGCGTAGCCGGATGAAAACGTTCCTTCTCTTCCCGGGGATCCTCCTCGTGGCGGGGCTCGCCGCCTGCGGAGATAGTTCCCCTACGGCGCCCACCACCACACCGACCCGCCCGACGACGCCGACCACGGATGCCGACGAGTTGATGCCCACGCTGTCCAGCATCCAGAGCCTCATCTTCAACGAATCGTGCCTCGACCACCACGGAGACCACGCCGTTGAAGGCGAACTCGATCTCTCGGAGGGCATGTCCTACGCCGAACTCGTGAACATGCCCAGCATCCAGGTACTGGGGCTCAATCGGGTTGAACCCAACGATGCGGAGAACAGCTACTTAATCCACAAGCTCGAAGATCGGGCGAGCATCGTGGGCAATCGCATGCCGCCTGCCGGGCTCCTGACCACCGAACAGATCGACACGATCAAGGAGTGGATCAACAACGGCGCGCAGAACAACTGATCCGGAGTCGTTGCGGTCTGCAGGCGAGCTGTTGATCTCTCGGATCCTACGGGGCGACGCTAGATCCGAATGGATCCACGACCGTCAAGCCATCAATCCGCTGTCGATCCTGTAGGTCCTCGCTGTAGAGGACGCTGCATCCGGCGTCAAGCGCAGCGGCGACGATAAGCGCGTCATAGTAGGCGAATCCATAGCGCGAGTGTATGTCCAGGGATGCGTGATAGAGCCGCAGACTCGGCTGCACGCGGAGCAGCGGAGCAAGCACCGAGTCCACGTACCGTCGCATGTCATCGCTGCCGAGCGGAACAAGCGCCTTGCGGAGGGCCGTGTTGAGGCATTCCTGAACAACCTGAAAGCTGATGCAGGCGTTCCCGCTCTCTATTCCCTGGCGGATTAGGTCGTGAGCGATCGCGGCCTTCCGAGTATCGCGCCCTTCAAGCTGGTACACGAACACGTTGGTGTCCAGGAAGCAGTCAACGCTCATGCATTTCTTCTCTGGCCAGCTTGCGCCCAACGTGCAATCTGCCTTGCAGTTCGCGCATCACGTGACCCGCTTCGGCGGCCAGTTGCTTGCGGCCGACGTAGTCCGCCAGCCACCGGCGAAACTGCTCGTTCAGCGTCGTGCGCTCGCTGGCCGCCCGCTGCCGCGCCGCTTCGATCAGGCCGTCATCGGCACTCAAGGTGATGTTCTTCATTGGGCACCATACGCACGAGACTCGTGCACACTATTCTAGTGCATTCGCGCGGCCGTCTGGCGGAACTGAAGCGGGTTCAGTGGCGGAAGTGCCGCCGCCCGGTGAGGACCATGGCGAGGTTCTGTTCGTCCGCCGCGGCAATCACGTCGGCGTCGCGCTTCGAGCCGCCGGGCTGCGCGATGGCGGTCGCGCCGGCCTGAGCGATTGCGTCGAGCCCGTCCCGGAACGGGAAGAACGCATCCGACGCGGCAACGGTCCCCCGCAGGTCGGCGCTGGCCTGGGCGGCCGCCTTCATCGTGGCGACGTTCACCGCGTCGACGCGGCTCATCTGCCCTGCCCCCACTGCCACAGCCCGGCCCGCGCGTGCGAAGATGACGGTGTTTGACTTCACGTGCGCGCAGACCCGCCAGGCGAAGCGAAGCGCCTCCCACTCGTCAGCGGTAGGCGCGCGCTTGGTGACGACGCGGATCGGCTCGCCCGGCACCACCTCGACACCATCGGCCCAAGGCTCGGCGCACTCGACGACGCCGTCCCGCTTCTGGACCAGCCACGCCCCCATGATGGAGCGGACGTCGCGCTGCCCCGCATCGCCGCCGCCATTGAAGTCGGCCACCACGAGGCGAAGGTTCTTCTTTTTCGACAGCACGCCGCGCGCCTCGTCGTCGACGGCCGGGGCAATGACGCATTCGATGAACGTCTCGGCGATGGCCGCCGCCGTCGCGCCGTCGAGCGGCCGGTTCAGACCGACGATGCCGCCGAAGGCCGACAGCGGGTCCACCTCGCGCGCCGTGACGTACGCGTCGCGCAAGCTGCCGGCCGTCGCCACGCCGCACGGGTTGGTGTGCTTGATGACCGCGGCGGCGGGCTCGTCGAACTCCAGCGCGAGGCGCGCCGCGGCGTCGAGGTCAAGCAGGTTCGTGAACGACAGCGCCTTCCCCTGCAGGACCTGCGCGCTGCCGAAACCCCAGTCCCGGTCGGCGTAGAGCGCCGCCGCCTGGTGCGGGTTCTCGCCGTAGCGGAGGTCGCGCAGCTTGGCCGCGCGGACGTGCAGGAGGTCCGGGGCCACACCGTCCAGGGTCAACGCCGACCGCTCGAACGACGCGCCATCCGTCTCCACCGCGTCGAGCGCGGCGGCGATCGTGGCGTCGTACTCGGCGGTGTGTGCGAACGCCTTGCGCGCCAGCTCGAAGCGGAAACGCCGCGCGGCGGCCTCGCTGCCCCGTGCGCCGCTCGGTTCGCCGGCCGGTTCGCCGCTCGGTTCGCCGGCCGGTGCGCCGGCCGGTTCGCCGGCCTCCAGGCCGGCATTCCGGCTGGCATTCCCTCCGGCATTCCGATCAAGCAACTCGAGCACTCGCCTGTAATCGCCTGGGTCGACGACGATCAGCACATCCTCGAAGTTCTTGGCGGCCGCGCGCACCATGCTGGGGCCCCCGATGTCGATCTGCTCGATCAGCTCGTCGACCGGCGCATCCGACGACGCCGTCTGCGCAAACGGATACAGGTTCACGACGACCAGGTCGATCGGCGTGATCCCCTGCCCGGCGATGGCCGCCAGATCGTCCGGCCGGCCGCGGCGGGCCAGGATGCCGCCGTGCACGGCCGGGTGCAGCGTCTTCACCCGGCCGTCCATCATCTCCGGGAAGCCGGTCACGTCCGAGACGCTCGTGACCGCGAGACCGGCGTCCGCGAGCGCGCGCGCCGTCCCGCCGGTGGAAACCAGTTGCACGCCCCGATCGATCAGGCCGCGGGCGAAGTCGATCAGGCCCGTCTTGTCCGAAACACTCAGCAGCGCACGCATCTTCAGATTCAAGCTCCCGTGACCCAGTTGTGGTTGCGGCGCGTTCGCAGCAGCCAGATAAGAGGCAGCCACAGCTCGCGCGCGAACGGCACCGGCCGATCGTCGATCAGCACTTGGCAATCGTCCCGCCCGCCGACCAGCCCATAGAGGGCATGGAGGGCGTCGACATCGTCCGGATAGAAGCGCGCCCGATGACGCAGGCGGTCCCCTTCGCCGACGCTCCGATACTCCGCGGACGCCTTCGCCATCTCCACCGCCCGCGCGCAGTCCTCGCCCTCGAAGGGCGCAAAGCTGAGGGTGATGGAAAACGGCCGTTTCTTCCGGCCGAACAGCATCTCGGCGAGGTCGGGATCGAGCGCCGCCATTTCCTCGTCGGTAGGATGCTCCGCGAGCTCCGCGTACGGCCAGAATGACTCGCTGGGACGCTGGGTGGGCCGTTCGTCCAGCGGTGGGCGCTTGTCGGGAATCCGGCTATCGCTCATCGCGGGGTCCGGGATCGTACCATACCCCTCGGACCCGACTTACCGACATGCCCTCTCACGCACGCGTCATTCCGTCGATCGAACTGCTCCGGCAGCGGGAGGAAGTTCGGGACCTCGAGGCGCGCTACGGACGCGAAGCGACACTCGCGGCGCTCCGTGAGGAAAGCTCCGCGCTGCGCGAACGGCTGCTCGCCGGTCCAGTGGATGGCCAGCCCGGCGCGGGACCGGCCGACCCCGAGGCCGCCGCCACCGCCATTCTGGCCGGTCTCGAACCACGCCTGCGGGCCGCCCTCGCGCCATCGCTGCAACCCGTCATCAACGCCACCGGCGTCATCGTCCATACGAACCTGGGGCGCGCACCGCTCGCCCGGCCGGCGATGGACCGCATCGCCGAGGTGGCCTCGGGTTACGCCAACCTGGAATATGACCTCGCGGCGGGGACGCGCGGGTCCCGCACGGTGCATGCGGCGACGCTGCTGGCGCAACTGACCGGGGCGGAGGCGGCGGTCGTCGTGAACAACAACGCCGCCGCCGTGCTGCTGGTGCTGGCTGCGCTCGCGGAAGGCCGCGAAGCGATCATCTCGCGCGGCGAGTTGGTGGAAATCGGAGGGGGCTTCCGGATCCCCGACGTGATGCGGCAGTCCGGCGCGATCCTGCGCGAGGTGGGCACCACCAACCGGACACGCGCGGCGGACTATGCGGCGGCCATCAGCGAACGGACGGCGCTGATCCTTCGGGTCCACCCCTCCAACTTCCGTATCGAAGGCTTCACCGAGCGACCGGCGCTCGCGGAGTTGGCGCAACTGGGTGCGCGGTTCGACGTCCCCCTGGTGGAGGATCTCGGCAGCGGGCTCCTGGCCAGCGAGGTGACCGCGGGAGCAGTCGGCGATGAGCCAACCGTGGGCGCCAGCATCGACGCGGGGGTCAGCGTCTGCACGTTCAGCGGCGACAAGCTGCTCGGCGGACCCCAGGCGGGAATCATCATCGGGCAGCGGACGCTCCTCGACCGAATCCGGCGCCACCCACTGATGCGTGCGCTGCGCGTCGACAAGCTGACCCTTGCCGCACTGGAAGCCACCCTCATCGAACATGCCGTAGCGCGGGCCAGTCGCACCGTGCCGGTGACCCGGATCATCGCCACGCCGGTCGAGGAACTTGCTTCCCGGGCCAACGCCTTGCGCGCGCGCCTCAGCGGCGCAGCCGCCCTGCGCGTCTCCGTAGAAGCGAGCGACGCGGCCATCGGCGGCGGCAGCACGCCGGGGATAACCGTGGAGAGCCGCGCCCTCGTCGTCGCGGTGTCCGACCGGTCGGCCCGCAACCTCGCCGCCGCGCTGCGGGCCCACCAGCCACCGGTCATCGGCCGGGTCGCCGACGACACGCTCTGGCTGGACCTCCGGACCGTGCTACCAGAGCAGGACGACGCCCTTGCGGCGGCACTGGTCAGGTCCGCCGGCCTCTAGGCCGGCCAATAAGCACGGTGCGCCGGCCTCCAGGCCGGCATGCCTTGCGTAATGGTGCGCCGGCCTCCAGGCCGGCAATCACGCACGGACGTCCGTGGTCGCACGGCGCTTAGGGCACGCCGCGCAACGCAACGACTCGCCGTTGGCATCCAGCGGATCTTCGCCGCCGCACGAACCGCGCAGGCAGGGGTAGCGGAAGAGGAGGCCGACGCCCATCGCCAGCATGATGGCTGCGATTGCCGCGACGGTCAGCAGGAACAGACCCACTTCTCCAATCCTACACCCGTCATCATGCGACCACCGGTGCGCCAGCCGGTTCGCCGGCCTCCAGGCCGGCATTCGCCAACCCAGGCCGGCACTCCCCATCATCTACAATCCGAGACGGGCCATGACCCGACTCCTCTCCGCGGCCCTCCTCTTCTTCCTCGCCGCCTGCACCACCAACGACCTCCATGTGTTGGTACAGGGCGGGACGCACAGGTACCGCGGCGACACCATGGGCACCACCTACGAGGTGACGGTCGTCGCGGACCCGCAATACAACGTCCGCTTCCCCTTCCTCCACGCCGCCATCGCGATGACCCTCGAGCGCATAGAAGCCGCCATGTCCACGTGGCGACCGGAGTCCGAGTTGAGCCGCTTCAACCTCGCCGACACGACCGATCCGTTCTCCGTCTCGCCGGACACGGCGACCGTCTTCCAGCACGCCCTGACCGTAGGCGCGCTGACGGGTGGCGCGTTCGACATCACGGTCGGCCCGCTGGTCGATGCCTGGGGATTCGGCCCGCCGGGACATCCTCCCGCCGCCCCGTCTGCGGCGGATCTCACGCGCCTCCGCGAGCAAGTTGGTTGGGAGCGACTCGCGGTGGACGCCGAAGCGTCGACCATCCGTAAACTAACGCCCGGCGCCTCGGTGGACCTCTCGGCGCTAGCAAAGGGCTACGCGGTGGACCAGGTGGCCGAACTGCTGGACGCCGAGGGCTTCACCAACTACCTCGTCGAAGTGGGCGGCGAAGTGCGCGCCGCCGGCCGCAACGCCCGCGGCGAACCTTGGCGGGTCGGGATTGAACGCCCGTCCGCCGGACCGCCCACCGTTTACCGAACCGTGGAGCTCAGCGGGCAGGCCCTCGCCACTTCTGGCGATTACCGCAACACCTACGTTCTCGACGGACAGCGCGTCTCGCACACCATCGATCCCCGCACCGGCCAGCCCGTGACGCACGCGCTCGCCTCGGTCAGCGTCATCGATCCGCTGTGCGTCCGGGCTGACGCCCTCGCGACCGGACTGATGGTCCTCGGCCCGGACGACGGCTTCGCCCTGGCCACAGAACAGGGCTGGCCGGCGCTGTTCCTGGTTCGCCGCCCCGACGGCACGCTGGAAGAACTCACCACACCAACCTGGGCTCAGTTCAGCGCGCAATAGGTCCGCCGGCCTCCAGGCCGGCATTCCGTAGGTACCGGTCCGCCGGCCTCCAGGCCGGCATTCCGTAGGTACCGGTCCGCCGGCCTGCAGGCCGGCGACCCCTTCCTGGCACCAGTCTTGCGTACGTCTCGCCTGCATGAGAGCAACAATGCAAGGCAGCGGTCCCGCCCGTGGGCGCCAGCTTGCAATCGGCTCCGGACACCTCGCGTGGCACTCGCGCGGCTACCACCCGCACCTTGACGCAGCCTACGTCACTCAGCACATCACCTTTCGTCTCGCCGACAGCGTGCCCGCATCCCTGATCAACCGGTGGCGCGCCGCTCTGCACGGCGACCGCGCCGCAGAGATGCACCGGCGGATCGCCAAGTACGAGGACGCCGGCCGTGGAGCGTGCCATCTGCGACGCCCCGAGATCGCCAGGCTTGTTCAGGATGCCCTGCTCCGGTTCGATCGCAAGCGCTACCGACTGCTCGACTGGTGCGTCATGCCGAACCATGTCCACGTGCTGATCGAACAGGCGG includes:
- a CDS encoding PIN domain-containing protein, giving the protein MSVDCFLDTNVFVYQLEGRDTRKAAIAHDLIRQGIESGNACISFQVVQECLNTALRKALVPLGSDDMRRYVDSVLAPLLRVQPSLRLYHASLDIHSRYGFAYYDALIVAAALDAGCSVLYSEDLQDRQRIDGLTVVDPFGSSVAP
- the purH gene encoding bifunctional phosphoribosylaminoimidazolecarboxamide formyltransferase/IMP cyclohydrolase, with amino-acid sequence MRALLSVSDKTGLIDFARGLIDRGVQLVSTGGTARALADAGLAVTSVSDVTGFPEMMDGRVKTLHPAVHGGILARRGRPDDLAAIAGQGITPIDLVVVNLYPFAQTASSDAPVDELIEQIDIGGPSMVRAAAKNFEDVLIVVDPGDYRRVLELLDRNAGGNASRNAGLEAGEPAGAPAGEPSGEPAGEPSGARGSEAAARRFRFELARKAFAHTAEYDATIAAALDAVETDGASFERSALTLDGVAPDLLHVRAAKLRDLRYGENPHQAAALYADRDWGFGSAQVLQGKALSFTNLLDLDAAARLALEFDEPAAAVIKHTNPCGVATAGSLRDAYVTAREVDPLSAFGGIVGLNRPLDGATAAAIAETFIECVIAPAVDDEARGVLSKKKNLRLVVADFNGGGDAGQRDVRSIMGAWLVQKRDGVVECAEPWADGVEVVPGEPIRVVTKRAPTADEWEALRFAWRVCAHVKSNTVIFARAGRAVAVGAGQMSRVDAVNVATMKAAAQASADLRGTVAASDAFFPFRDGLDAIAQAGATAIAQPGGSKRDADVIAAADEQNLAMVLTGRRHFRH
- a CDS encoding L-seryl-tRNA(Sec) selenium transferase, with the protein product MTRWDAGWAVRPAVGACRESGYRSSRGPGSYHTPRTRLTDMPSHARVIPSIELLRQREEVRDLEARYGREATLAALREESSALRERLLAGPVDGQPGAGPADPEAAATAILAGLEPRLRAALAPSLQPVINATGVIVHTNLGRAPLARPAMDRIAEVASGYANLEYDLAAGTRGSRTVHAATLLAQLTGAEAAVVVNNNAAAVLLVLAALAEGREAIISRGELVEIGGGFRIPDVMRQSGAILREVGTTNRTRAADYAAAISERTALILRVHPSNFRIEGFTERPALAELAQLGARFDVPLVEDLGSGLLASEVTAGAVGDEPTVGASIDAGVSVCTFSGDKLLGGPQAGIIIGQRTLLDRIRRHPLMRALRVDKLTLAALEATLIEHAVARASRTVPVTRIIATPVEELASRANALRARLSGAAALRVSVEASDAAIGGGSTPGITVESRALVVAVSDRSARNLAAALRAHQPPVIGRVADDTLWLDLRTVLPEQDDALAAALVRSAGL
- a CDS encoding FAD:protein FMN transferase, with product MMAAIAATVSRNRPTSPILHPSSCDHRCASRFAGLQAGIRQPRPALPIIYNPRRAMTRLLSAALLFFLAACTTNDLHVLVQGGTHRYRGDTMGTTYEVTVVADPQYNVRFPFLHAAIAMTLERIEAAMSTWRPESELSRFNLADTTDPFSVSPDTATVFQHALTVGALTGGAFDITVGPLVDAWGFGPPGHPPAAPSAADLTRLREQVGWERLAVDAEASTIRKLTPGASVDLSALAKGYAVDQVAELLDAEGFTNYLVEVGGEVRAAGRNARGEPWRVGIERPSAGPPTVYRTVELSGQALATSGDYRNTYVLDGQRVSHTIDPRTGQPVTHALASVSVIDPLCVRADALATGLMVLGPDDGFALATEQGWPALFLVRRPDGTLEELTTPTWAQFSAQ
- a CDS encoding transposase, producing the protein MQGSGPARGRQLAIGSGHLAWHSRGYHPHLDAAYVTQHITFRLADSVPASLINRWRAALHGDRAAEMHRRIAKYEDAGRGACHLRRPEIARLVQDALLRFDRKRYRLLDWCVMPNHVHVLIEQAAGVPLHKIVHSWKGYTSRQANAQLNRNGAFWMRDYFDRYVRSPEQFNAIRYYIQWNPVRAGLCDRPEHWPWSSAGWRAKR